One window from the genome of Metabacillus flavus encodes:
- a CDS encoding phytoene desaturase family protein has translation MARKIIVIGAGPGGMAAALQLAGRGYDVHVYEKQKYIGGRNSSFEMNGFTFDLGPTFLSMVHLAEEIFEESGKNLYDYLDLKEIDDMYELIFDDKSLHMTRNPEEMKRRIEAFAPGDGDGYLSFIKDTEKKMDRLTPILQSRMDRFRHYLSWRVLRAIPKLTLTKSLYDVLSKYFHDERVKLAFTFQSKYLGMSPWECPGAFSILSYMEHAYGVFHPIGGVNQLPKAMAKAFEELGGTIHLGQGVDKLMMDGRKVKGVKLQSGEEVPADEVVINGDFGHAVTNLVEEGSLKKYARQKLDKKKFSCSTFMIYLGVDKKFDLPHHTILFSEDYKKYVEEITKSYSLPEDLSIYVQNASVTDPTLAPEGKSALYILAPVPSNMSGIDWDKEKGAFRDLMLKTLHERTEFKNLEMHIEAERILTPKDWENEIFVYKGATFNLAHNLTQMMVLRPHNEFEELEHAWLVGGGTHPGSGLPTILESARITANMIHKKHGGKPVSFKSEKRLGKAL, from the coding sequence ATGGCTAGGAAAATCATCGTAATCGGCGCAGGTCCAGGCGGAATGGCTGCCGCTCTTCAGCTGGCAGGAAGAGGCTATGACGTTCATGTTTACGAGAAGCAAAAATACATAGGAGGCCGCAACTCATCATTTGAAATGAATGGGTTCACCTTCGATTTGGGACCAACCTTTTTAAGCATGGTACACCTCGCAGAAGAAATATTCGAAGAGTCGGGAAAGAATTTATATGACTATCTTGATCTTAAAGAGATCGATGATATGTATGAACTGATATTTGATGACAAGAGCCTCCATATGACAAGGAATCCTGAGGAAATGAAGCGCAGAATTGAGGCTTTTGCTCCTGGAGACGGGGACGGCTATCTTTCCTTTATAAAGGATACGGAAAAAAAGATGGACCGGCTCACACCTATTTTGCAAAGCAGGATGGACCGCTTCCGTCATTATTTGAGCTGGAGAGTTCTGAGAGCGATTCCGAAATTGACGCTGACCAAAAGTCTGTATGATGTACTCTCTAAATACTTTCATGATGAAAGGGTGAAGCTTGCCTTTACCTTTCAGTCCAAATATTTAGGCATGTCGCCGTGGGAATGTCCCGGAGCATTCTCCATCCTTTCTTATATGGAGCATGCCTATGGAGTTTTTCATCCGATCGGCGGTGTGAATCAGCTTCCAAAGGCAATGGCAAAAGCATTTGAAGAGCTCGGCGGAACGATCCATCTAGGGCAGGGAGTTGACAAGCTCATGATGGACGGCCGCAAAGTAAAAGGAGTGAAGCTCCAATCGGGTGAAGAAGTTCCGGCGGATGAAGTGGTGATTAACGGAGATTTCGGCCACGCGGTTACAAACTTAGTGGAAGAAGGGTCTTTGAAAAAATATGCGAGACAAAAGCTCGATAAAAAGAAATTCTCTTGTTCTACTTTTATGATCTACCTTGGAGTGGATAAGAAATTTGATCTTCCGCATCATACGATTCTTTTTTCGGAAGACTATAAGAAATATGTAGAAGAAATAACCAAAAGCTATTCGCTGCCTGAGGATCTTTCCATCTACGTCCAGAACGCGAGCGTAACGGACCCAACCCTTGCTCCTGAAGGTAAATCTGCTCTTTATATTCTTGCCCCTGTTCCAAGCAACATGAGCGGAATCGACTGGGATAAAGAGAAAGGGGCATTCCGGGATCTTATGCTGAAAACCCTGCATGAGCGGACGGAATTTAAGAATTTGGAAATGCATATTGAAGCGGAAAGAATTCTGACTCCGAAGGATTGGGAGAACGAAATTTTTGTATATAAAGGAGCAACCTTTAATCTGGCTCATAATTTGACTCAAATGATGGTTTTAAGACCACACAATGAGTTTGAAGAGCTTGAGCACGCCTGGCTGGTAGGAGGCGGGACCCATCCGGGAAGCGGTCTTCCAACCATTCTGGAATCGGCAAGAATAACCGCAAACATGATTCATAAAAAGCATGGAGGAAAACCGGTTTCCTTCAAATCTGAGAAAAGGCTGGGGAAAGCACTATGA
- the asnB gene encoding asparagine synthase (glutamine-hydrolyzing) — MCGITGWADQKNSLAGERSVVSAMTETLSKRGPDDTNLWWQPNIWFGHKRLTVVDPASGVQPMSKERDGKEYTICYNGELYNTEDIRKVLLSKGYTFRGHSDTEVLLASYMEWEENCLEYLNGIFAFGIWDTTKNRLFLARDRMGVKPLFYRYEDGSLQFGSELKAILAHPDVKASINREGLSEIMGLGPSRTPGHGVYEGIKELRPAHAIVYSRDGLKTWRYWNVKSKPHTDSFGETVEKVRFLLTDAVTRQLVSDVPLCTFLSGGLDSSAITAIAAESYKKEGKGRLHTFSIDYEENEKFFKANDFQPNSDGPWIQKMTDTFHTEHHRSVISQETLAHFLTEAVEVRDLPGMADIDSSLLWFCREIKSDFTVGLSGECADEIFGGYPWFHRPGESDVFPWMRSTAARTDLLNDKWKNKLNLAEYVKARFDETVAETPALEGESETDAKRRELFYLNMLWFMTTLLDRKDRMSMGASLEVRVPFADHRLVEYVWNIPWEMKMHGDREKGILRKALEGVLPEEVLYRKKSPYPKTYHPAYTKAVRNMLEESLKHKNSILHELFQREKLDRLIETNGSDFGTPWFGQLMSGPQLLAHLGQIHVWAERYRVNINV, encoded by the coding sequence ATGTGCGGTATTACGGGTTGGGCTGATCAGAAAAATAGTCTTGCAGGGGAACGAAGTGTTGTATCGGCCATGACGGAAACTCTCTCAAAAAGAGGGCCGGATGACACGAATTTATGGTGGCAGCCGAATATATGGTTTGGTCATAAACGGCTGACCGTAGTGGATCCCGCGAGCGGTGTCCAGCCAATGAGCAAGGAAAGGGACGGGAAAGAGTACACCATCTGCTACAACGGTGAGCTATATAATACAGAAGATATCCGCAAGGTTTTGCTCAGCAAAGGCTATACATTCAGAGGGCACTCCGACACAGAGGTTTTACTTGCTTCCTATATGGAATGGGAGGAAAACTGTTTAGAGTATCTTAATGGTATTTTTGCTTTCGGTATATGGGATACAACAAAAAACCGTCTTTTTCTCGCAAGGGACCGTATGGGGGTTAAACCGCTTTTTTACAGATATGAAGACGGTTCGCTTCAGTTTGGATCTGAATTAAAAGCGATTCTTGCCCACCCTGATGTGAAAGCTTCTATTAATAGGGAGGGACTCTCGGAAATAATGGGACTTGGTCCATCGAGGACGCCCGGGCATGGGGTTTATGAAGGAATTAAAGAACTAAGACCTGCCCATGCAATTGTTTACAGCCGGGATGGATTGAAAACCTGGCGCTACTGGAACGTGAAAAGCAAGCCGCATACTGATTCTTTTGGGGAAACCGTTGAAAAGGTAAGGTTCCTTTTGACTGACGCTGTTACCCGCCAGCTTGTATCCGATGTTCCGCTATGCACGTTTTTGTCGGGAGGACTGGATTCAAGTGCGATAACAGCCATTGCAGCGGAATCCTATAAAAAAGAAGGAAAAGGCCGGCTTCATACATTTTCTATTGATTACGAGGAAAACGAGAAATTTTTTAAAGCCAATGATTTTCAGCCAAATTCAGATGGTCCATGGATTCAAAAAATGACCGATACGTTTCATACGGAGCATCACCGCAGCGTGATCAGTCAGGAAACGCTGGCTCACTTTTTAACGGAAGCGGTAGAGGTAAGGGATTTGCCTGGAATGGCAGATATTGATTCCTCGCTTCTCTGGTTCTGCAGAGAGATTAAAAGTGATTTTACGGTGGGCCTTTCCGGAGAATGTGCAGATGAAATTTTTGGAGGGTACCCATGGTTTCACCGGCCTGGAGAATCCGATGTGTTTCCGTGGATGAGATCCACTGCGGCAAGAACGGATTTGCTCAATGATAAATGGAAAAACAAGCTCAATCTTGCTGAGTACGTGAAAGCAAGATTTGATGAGACCGTCGCTGAAACACCTGCACTTGAAGGAGAGAGTGAAACGGACGCGAAACGGCGCGAGTTATTTTACTTAAATATGCTATGGTTTATGACCACTCTGCTTGATCGCAAGGACCGGATGAGCATGGGAGCAAGCCTTGAAGTGAGGGTACCGTTCGCGGACCACAGGCTTGTGGAGTATGTGTGGAATATCCCATGGGAAATGAAAATGCACGGGGACCGGGAAAAGGGAATTTTAAGAAAAGCACTTGAGGGGGTGCTGCCGGAAGAGGTTCTGTACCGGAAGAAAAGCCCGTATCCGAAAACATACCACCCTGCCTATACAAAAGCAGTCCGAAACATGCTTGAAGAGAGCTTGAAGCATAAGAATTCAATCCTGCACGAATTGTTCCAAAGAGAGAAGCTCGACAGGCTAATTGAAACAAACGGGAGCGACTTTGGCACACCTTGGTTCGGCCAGCTGATGAGCGGACCCCAGCTTCTTGCACACCTTGGGCAGATTCATGTATGGGCAGAACGGTATAGAGTGAATATTAACGTATAG
- a CDS encoding fumarylacetoacetate hydrolase family protein: MKFAAARLNGRTFIGLIREENQIFDLQRAEKKFFEMETIPANLEDCIKEGDKFISQVQHLEQRLQKSEDHQELVYSLSDVDLLPPIPRPKKNVFCVGKNYRDHAVEMGSEADIPKFVMLFSKAPTSVIGHGDLVDPHIHLTQELDYEGELAVIIGKKGKQIPVEEALDYVFGYSIVNDITARDLQANHKQFLLGKSLDTSCPFGPFAVHKSAIPDPHDLQIETRVNGEVRQTGHTGDMIFSIASIISTISQGTTLEPGDIIATGTPSGVGKGFNPPKFLKSGDMIEISISGIGTLQNGVN, translated from the coding sequence ATGAAATTTGCAGCAGCCAGACTGAATGGCAGAACGTTTATCGGGCTAATCCGGGAAGAGAATCAAATTTTTGATCTCCAAAGAGCAGAAAAGAAATTTTTTGAAATGGAAACCATCCCTGCAAATCTCGAAGACTGTATTAAGGAAGGGGACAAATTCATCAGTCAGGTTCAGCATTTGGAACAAAGACTTCAGAAGTCTGAAGATCATCAGGAGCTTGTTTATTCTCTGTCTGATGTAGACTTGCTTCCTCCTATACCGCGCCCGAAGAAAAATGTCTTTTGCGTTGGGAAAAATTACAGAGACCACGCAGTAGAGATGGGAAGCGAAGCAGATATTCCGAAATTTGTGATGCTCTTCTCTAAAGCGCCTACATCTGTAATCGGACATGGAGATTTAGTCGATCCGCATATCCATCTCACTCAGGAACTTGACTATGAAGGTGAGCTCGCTGTGATTATCGGGAAAAAAGGAAAACAGATTCCGGTTGAAGAGGCGCTTGATTATGTATTTGGCTACTCCATTGTGAACGATATTACGGCTAGAGATTTGCAGGCCAATCATAAGCAATTCCTGCTCGGCAAAAGTCTGGATACATCGTGTCCTTTTGGACCATTCGCTGTACATAAATCAGCTATACCGGATCCTCATGATCTTCAGATTGAAACGCGCGTTAACGGGGAAGTCCGTCAAACCGGACATACCGGAGATATGATTTTTTCCATCGCATCCATCATCTCTACCATATCCCAGGGGACGACGCTTGAACCTGGAGATATCATTGCTACCGGTACACCGAGCGGAGTGGGCAAAGGATTTAATCCGCCGAAATTCCTGAAGTCAGGCGATATGATTGAAATTTCCATCAGCGGCATCGGAACGTTGCAAAATGGTGTGAATTAA
- a CDS encoding ornithine--oxo-acid transaminase, with product MTTKTSHVIEQTEKFGANNYHPLPIVISKAEGVWVEDPEGNKYMDMLSAYSAVNQGHRHPKIIQALKDQADRITLTSRAFHNDQLGPWYEKVAQLTGKDMVLPMNTGAEAVETAVKTARRWAYDVKGVVTDQAEIIVCEDNFHGRTMAAVSMSSSEEYKRGFGPMLPGIKVIPYGDLDALEAAITPNTAAFIIEPIQGEAGINIPEEGFLTKALQICKESNVLFVADEIQCGLGRSGKMFTCNWEQIEPDMYILGKALGGGVFPISCVAANKDILGVFNPGSHGSTFGGNPLACAVSIAALDVLIDEKLADRSLELGNYFQEKLREIKNPLIKDVRGKGLFIGVELHEEARPYCEKLKEEGLLCKETHDTVIRFAPPLTISKEDLDWAIEKVFNVLS from the coding sequence ATGACGACTAAAACTTCACATGTAATTGAACAAACCGAAAAATTTGGAGCCAACAACTACCATCCGCTTCCGATCGTCATATCAAAAGCAGAAGGTGTTTGGGTTGAGGATCCTGAAGGCAATAAATATATGGACATGCTAAGTGCTTATTCTGCCGTTAACCAGGGGCACCGCCATCCGAAAATCATTCAGGCACTGAAGGATCAGGCTGACCGCATTACTCTAACATCCCGCGCCTTCCATAATGATCAGCTCGGACCCTGGTATGAGAAAGTAGCTCAGCTTACAGGAAAAGATATGGTCCTGCCAATGAATACAGGAGCGGAAGCGGTCGAAACAGCTGTTAAAACAGCACGCCGCTGGGCATATGATGTAAAAGGCGTCGTTACAGATCAAGCTGAAATCATCGTCTGCGAAGATAATTTCCACGGCCGGACAATGGCTGCTGTTTCCATGTCCTCAAGCGAGGAATATAAGCGCGGGTTCGGACCGATGCTTCCAGGAATTAAGGTTATTCCTTACGGCGATTTGGATGCTCTTGAAGCAGCTATCACTCCAAATACGGCAGCCTTCATCATTGAGCCGATTCAAGGTGAGGCTGGGATCAATATTCCGGAAGAGGGCTTCCTTACAAAAGCGCTGCAGATCTGCAAAGAAAGCAACGTTTTGTTTGTGGCAGATGAAATCCAGTGCGGTCTGGGCCGTTCAGGAAAAATGTTCACGTGCAATTGGGAACAAATCGAGCCGGATATGTATATTCTCGGTAAAGCATTAGGCGGAGGGGTTTTCCCTATTTCCTGTGTTGCAGCTAATAAGGACATTCTTGGTGTTTTCAATCCTGGTTCCCATGGCTCTACATTCGGAGGCAACCCGCTTGCCTGCGCAGTCTCCATAGCAGCCCTTGACGTATTGATCGACGAAAAGCTCGCTGACCGGTCTCTTGAACTAGGAAACTATTTCCAGGAAAAATTACGCGAGATTAAAAACCCTCTTATTAAAGATGTACGCGGCAAAGGACTTTTCATCGGCGTGGAACTTCATGAAGAAGCGCGTCCTTATTGCGAAAAACTGAAGGAAGAAGGCCTCCTTTGCAAAGAAACGCATGACACTGTCATCCGCTTTGCCCCTCCTCTTACCATTTCTAAAGAAGATTTGGATTGGGCAATCGAAAAGGTATTCAACGTTCTTTCCTAA
- a CDS encoding aspartyl-phosphate phosphatase Spo0E family protein gives MTFLQPVSLLLKGRLASSFGINGKVPLKVGDEMAFNEIESKRKTLIDLAQKFGLNSDVTLKCSQELDHLLLQEIKQRHSNLQRSGHRKSQAR, from the coding sequence ATGACGTTTCTGCAACCGGTTTCCCTGCTTTTAAAAGGACGGCTTGCCAGCAGCTTTGGAATAAACGGAAAAGTACCTTTGAAAGTTGGAGACGAAATGGCCTTTAATGAAATTGAATCCAAAAGAAAAACATTAATTGACCTTGCTCAAAAGTTTGGACTGAATTCCGATGTGACGCTTAAATGCAGTCAAGAGCTCGATCATCTTCTTTTGCAGGAAATCAAACAGCGGCACTCGAACCTTCAGCGAAGCGGTCACCGGAAATCTCAAGCACGCTGA
- a CDS encoding YisL family protein, protein MIHLHITSWILGLVLFFAAYFLHTSGSAKPFKIVHMILRVFYILIIISGVTVLLSVSVLNAEYIIKGLSGLWLIASMEMILVRLNKGKPVRGFWIQFIIALVLVLLLGWRLPLGFLHM, encoded by the coding sequence ATGATTCATTTGCACATTACATCGTGGATACTTGGACTCGTTTTATTTTTTGCGGCTTACTTTTTACATACTTCCGGAAGCGCGAAGCCATTTAAAATCGTTCATATGATTTTAAGAGTGTTCTATATTTTGATTATTATTTCCGGAGTGACAGTCCTTTTAAGTGTATCGGTACTGAATGCGGAATACATCATTAAGGGGCTATCCGGGCTATGGCTTATTGCTTCGATGGAAATGATCCTTGTGCGCTTAAACAAAGGCAAGCCTGTCCGCGGATTTTGGATTCAATTCATCATTGCGCTTGTACTTGTTCTGCTGCTTGGCTGGCGTCTGCCTCTTGGCTTTCTTCATATGTAA
- a CDS encoding radical SAM protein: MNVHLSSKTPKSFLTKTGGFLKDYDYSLNPYTGCAFGCSYCYVRRLPVSLFRKEEWGTWVDVKKAGRESFAKELKRAKSKGPVRIFMSSSTDPYQGEEAKEEITRTLLSAMADEKPDFLFVQTRSPLVTRDIDLFQELKSRILVSITIETDRDEIRKAFAPSSPPLAARLKALKQLSDAGIPAQAAVAPMLPFTDRFPDRVKQVTGLVTLDDFFQGDGAGGKRSASLGARDILVQLGEEDWFDPERIEMERKKFEGVFGKKNVRISQDGFAPFR, translated from the coding sequence TTGAATGTGCATCTTTCATCAAAGACTCCTAAATCGTTTTTAACGAAGACCGGGGGATTCTTAAAGGACTATGACTATTCGTTAAATCCTTATACGGGCTGTGCGTTTGGCTGCTCTTATTGCTATGTAAGAAGACTGCCGGTTTCCTTATTCAGAAAAGAAGAATGGGGTACGTGGGTGGATGTAAAAAAGGCAGGCAGGGAGAGTTTTGCCAAAGAGCTGAAAAGGGCTAAGAGCAAAGGGCCCGTCCGGATTTTTATGTCATCCAGCACAGACCCCTATCAGGGGGAAGAAGCGAAAGAGGAAATAACGAGAACACTGCTTTCGGCGATGGCTGATGAGAAACCGGACTTTTTATTTGTTCAGACGAGAAGTCCGCTTGTGACGAGGGACATTGATTTGTTCCAAGAGCTTAAATCCCGCATACTGGTCAGCATAACCATCGAAACAGACAGGGATGAGATTCGTAAAGCATTTGCCCCCTCTTCACCTCCTTTGGCAGCCAGGCTGAAGGCGCTCAAGCAATTATCGGATGCAGGAATACCCGCTCAGGCCGCCGTTGCTCCGATGCTTCCCTTTACTGATCGTTTTCCTGATAGGGTAAAGCAAGTAACAGGCCTTGTAACGCTTGACGATTTTTTCCAGGGTGATGGTGCAGGGGGGAAACGTTCAGCCTCTCTGGGTGCGCGAGACATCCTGGTTCAGCTGGGGGAAGAGGATTGGTTTGATCCAGAGCGGATTGAAATGGAACGGAAAAAGTTTGAGGGGGTTTTCGGCAAAAAGAACGTGCGGATCAGCCAGGATGGGTTCGCGCCGTTCCGCTGA
- a CDS encoding phytoene desaturase family protein — MKAAIAGGGIGGLITALLMKKNGFNVTIFEKSDRLGGRLAYVREGEYKVDEGPTIVLLPEMLQSILREAGITDQEYELVSLDPLYKLHFADGSTYSKFSDFEKQMTELKTNFPGEENGFRRFMQDMDTRFRLGQDQFLEKTFVDRRSFWTQNNVRTLVKLKAYRNVHQSLKAYYSDERLRQAYSLQTLYIGGNPFDTPAIYSLVSYSEHKHGVYYMKGGYARLVEVLEEALIRTGVIIRKNALVQSVKSNGVRAEGLYVNGEFHEADYLIMNGDFPSISHMLEPHTPKKDYVPSSGCLLLYMGLDKVYTEANVHQFFMGSDFQEHMRQIFVSKEVPSDPSIYAFHPSIIDPTLAPEGKSVLYALIPVPSGGHIDWEQQTEFTESIIQKLEARGFPGLRNHIVWKKVKTPNDAKREGLFEGGSFGLAPSLFQSGVFRPQVKPSKLENVYAAGASIHPGGGIPLVMQGAKMMVSVLLEDANKHKGVNLSGKAESSVRTM; from the coding sequence ATGAAGGCAGCAATAGCAGGCGGCGGCATAGGCGGCCTCATAACAGCTTTATTGATGAAAAAGAACGGGTTTAATGTTACTATATTTGAAAAGAGTGACAGGCTTGGAGGCAGGCTCGCCTATGTAAGAGAAGGAGAGTACAAGGTGGATGAAGGACCAACGATTGTTCTTCTGCCTGAAATGCTTCAAAGCATTCTCAGGGAAGCGGGCATAACCGATCAGGAGTATGAGCTTGTTTCGCTCGATCCTCTTTATAAACTCCATTTCGCAGACGGAAGCACCTACTCAAAATTTTCAGATTTCGAAAAACAGATGACGGAATTAAAAACGAACTTTCCAGGAGAAGAAAATGGCTTCAGACGGTTCATGCAGGACATGGATACCCGATTCCGGCTTGGCCAGGATCAATTTCTTGAAAAAACGTTTGTGGACCGCCGATCCTTTTGGACTCAAAATAACGTTCGAACACTTGTAAAGCTGAAGGCTTACCGGAATGTTCATCAGTCTTTGAAGGCGTATTATTCGGATGAACGGCTGAGACAAGCCTACTCTCTGCAAACCTTATATATCGGAGGGAATCCGTTTGATACACCAGCGATCTATTCGCTCGTTTCCTACAGTGAGCATAAACACGGTGTGTATTATATGAAGGGCGGATATGCACGCCTTGTTGAGGTGCTGGAAGAGGCACTAATTCGAACAGGAGTAATCATACGGAAAAATGCACTTGTGCAGTCCGTGAAGTCTAACGGTGTGAGAGCTGAAGGCCTATACGTGAATGGGGAATTCCATGAAGCAGACTACTTGATCATGAATGGGGATTTTCCTTCCATATCCCATATGCTCGAGCCTCATACTCCAAAAAAAGACTATGTCCCATCTTCCGGATGTCTGCTCCTTTACATGGGTCTGGACAAAGTATATACCGAAGCGAATGTTCATCAGTTTTTCATGGGTTCGGATTTTCAGGAGCATATGCGCCAGATTTTCGTTTCGAAAGAAGTGCCTTCTGATCCGTCGATTTATGCGTTCCATCCTTCTATTATCGATCCAACTCTTGCACCAGAAGGGAAAAGCGTTCTGTACGCTTTGATTCCTGTTCCATCAGGGGGCCATATTGACTGGGAGCAGCAAACTGAATTCACGGAAAGCATCATCCAAAAGCTGGAGGCAAGAGGGTTTCCTGGATTAAGAAATCATATAGTCTGGAAGAAAGTAAAGACTCCGAATGACGCGAAAAGAGAAGGACTGTTTGAAGGCGGCAGCTTTGGGCTTGCTCCATCACTTTTCCAGTCTGGCGTATTCAGGCCTCAGGTCAAGCCTTCCAAATTGGAAAATGTGTACGCAGCAGGCGCTTCCATTCACCCGGGGGGAGGCATACCGCTCGTCATGCAGGGAGCAAAAATGATGGTCTCCGTATTATTAGAGGATGCGAACAAACATAAAGGGGTGAACTTAAGTGGAAAAGCTGAAAGCAGCGTACGCACAATGTGA
- a CDS encoding DUF2777 family protein produces the protein MASSLRKKLLHTQERSCMTGTICCFEGEWLFFEEDADEGKLVDVMDLSEMHVFHDGKWTQAIWLSEGKIKAETEELYLTDSHMIRIRRRLPFAFEQLLRSLDDDSFIRFTGELNQLGYSIYDCIYCYNHLLFTNKKLKTACTSFYQFDNEDSICGVQHHCMPTDEILDRFEFTTSHGKRSILMLKK, from the coding sequence GTGGCTTCTTCATTAAGAAAAAAACTGCTCCATACACAGGAAAGGTCTTGTATGACCGGCACCATCTGCTGCTTTGAAGGAGAATGGCTGTTTTTCGAAGAAGACGCAGATGAAGGCAAGCTTGTCGATGTAATGGATTTAAGTGAAATGCACGTATTTCATGATGGGAAATGGACACAGGCGATCTGGCTTTCAGAGGGAAAAATAAAGGCTGAAACTGAGGAATTATATTTAACGGACAGCCACATGATCCGGATTAGACGCAGACTGCCATTTGCTTTTGAACAACTGCTGCGTTCGCTTGACGATGACTCGTTCATTCGGTTTACAGGTGAACTGAACCAGCTCGGCTACTCTATATATGATTGTATATACTGTTATAATCATCTGCTGTTTACGAACAAGAAATTGAAAACCGCCTGTACCTCTTTTTATCAATTTGATAACGAAGACAGCATCTGCGGTGTCCAGCATCATTGTATGCCCACTGACGAAATTTTGGACAGGTTCGAATTTACAACCAGCCACGGAAAGCGATCAATCTTAATGCTAAAAAAATAA
- a CDS encoding DUF418 domain-containing protein has translation MKAASISKGERIQSLDVLRGFALLGILMVNIFDFSGPQLYRSSLVQSSGGLDRLVEILVFVLAQASFYPLFSFLFGAGGVMFYKRIGGKGLSPERFFARRMTALLFIGVLHAFFIWHGDILISYALIGFLFMLFIGKSAKALAVWSLSLIFIPNILFSLLLAGSGNVPETDMNTERITAVYQNGSFSELMVQRAADWFYVNNPIMAPFLVLSILPMFLLGGYAMKRGWFERSPSEETIKKWLVTAVITGPSGILLKLMPVLFPQSGLWSYLHQSIGGPLLTMFYITAILAMVHKFGFKKVYSPFAYAGRASMSNYLLQSLICTLLFYSYGFGLYGTVTSFQAILIGAGVYIILMTASYFWFKRFEQGPAERWWRWFVYRKS, from the coding sequence ATGAAAGCAGCCTCCATTTCAAAGGGCGAGCGGATTCAATCGCTGGACGTTCTGAGAGGATTTGCTCTATTAGGTATATTAATGGTGAACATTTTTGATTTTTCAGGACCGCAGCTTTATCGCTCCTCATTGGTTCAGAGCAGCGGGGGTCTGGACAGGCTCGTTGAAATTCTCGTCTTTGTCCTGGCGCAGGCAAGTTTCTACCCTCTTTTTTCATTTCTCTTTGGTGCAGGGGGAGTTATGTTTTACAAACGGATCGGAGGGAAGGGGCTGTCTCCGGAGAGGTTTTTTGCCAGAAGGATGACGGCGCTTCTGTTTATAGGGGTGCTGCATGCGTTCTTTATATGGCACGGGGATATTCTTATCAGTTATGCTTTGATCGGTTTTTTATTTATGCTTTTTATTGGGAAGTCCGCTAAGGCGCTCGCTGTATGGAGCTTGTCGCTTATTTTTATTCCGAACATCCTTTTTAGCCTTTTGCTTGCTGGATCGGGAAATGTTCCTGAAACAGATATGAATACCGAAAGAATAACAGCTGTATACCAAAATGGAAGTTTTTCAGAACTTATGGTTCAGAGAGCGGCAGACTGGTTTTATGTAAATAATCCGATTATGGCCCCATTCCTGGTCCTCTCTATTTTGCCGATGTTCCTGCTTGGCGGCTATGCAATGAAACGTGGATGGTTTGAACGGAGTCCATCTGAGGAAACCATAAAGAAGTGGTTAGTTACTGCGGTCATTACAGGTCCATCCGGGATCCTTTTGAAACTGATGCCTGTTCTCTTTCCTCAGTCTGGATTATGGAGCTATCTTCATCAGTCAATTGGCGGCCCGTTGCTCACGATGTTTTACATTACAGCTATTCTGGCTATGGTTCATAAATTTGGATTTAAAAAGGTTTACAGCCCTTTTGCTTATGCAGGGAGGGCGTCGATGTCTAATTACCTGCTGCAGTCACTGATCTGCACCTTGCTTTTTTATTCATATGGATTTGGATTATACGGTACTGTGACTTCTTTCCAGGCAATTTTAATCGGTGCCGGGGTTTATATCATCCTTATGACGGCCAGTTATTTTTGGTTTAAGCGGTTTGAGCAGGGGCCGGCAGAAAGATGGTGGAGATGGTTCGTGTATCGGAAATCATGA